In Salvelinus alpinus chromosome 22, SLU_Salpinus.1, whole genome shotgun sequence, one genomic interval encodes:
- the LOC139549809 gene encoding P2Y purinoceptor 2-like: MATFTNHSTNESSGQNCRCRFKEDFKYILLPVSYTLVFVIGLALNFTAMYVILFRTKRWKPSTVYMFNLTVCDTLYILTLPFLIYYYADENDWPFSEPFCKLIRFLFYANLYGSILFLCCISLHRFLGVCYPIRSLSWVSARRARLVSVAVWVCVLMCQAPVLYFSRTRDEGTERVCFDTTSPELFHDFLVYSLVVSMLLFAFPFMVVMVCYGLMVRKLLEPTWVAGGSQSRGVGGIAPHRSKQKSVKMIIIVLAAFMLCFLPFHLTRSLYYFLRYLEQMDPSQVSCERLKASSLAYMVTRPLASANSCVDPILYFMAGQGFRSNLANKNQSIARETRKRDGRPFEAALTVRRVNRCTE; the protein is encoded by the exons ATGGCTACCTTCACCAACCACTCAACCAATGAGAGCAGCGGGCAAAACTGCCGCTGTCGCTTCAAGGAGGACTTCAAGTACATCCTGCTTCCTGTCAGCTACACTCTGGTCTTCGTGATTGGCCTAGCCCTGAACTTCACGGCCATGTACGTGATCCTGTTCCGTACGAAACGCTGGAAGCCCTCCACGGTGTACATGTTCAACCTGACAGTGTGTGACACCCTCTACATCCTCACCCTACCCTTCCTGATCTACTACTACGCCGACGAGAACGACTGGCCCTTCAGCGAGCCGTTCTGCAAACTCATCCGTTTCCTGTTCTATGCTAACCTTTACGGTTCCATCCTGTTTCTGTGCTGCATCAGCCTGCACCGCTTCCTGGGCGTGTGTTACCCGATTAGGTCCCTGAGCTGGGTCAGCGCCAGGAGAGCCCGGCTGGTGTCTGTGgcggtgtgggtgtgtgtgttgatgtgccAGGCTCCCGTGCTCTACTTCTCACGGACCAGGGACGAGGGGACGGAGAGGGTGTGTTTTGACACCACCAGTCCAGAGTTATTTCATGACTTCCTGGTGTACAGCTTGGTGGTATCTATGCTGCTGTTTGCCTTCCCCttcatggtggtgatggtgtgctATGGACTGATGGTGAGGAAGCTTCTGGAGCCCACCTGGGTGGCAGGAGGGAGCCAGTCGAGGGGAGTCGGGGGGATCGCTCCTCATCGCTCCAAACAGAAGTCTGTGAAGATGATAATCATTGTGTTAGCAGCGTTCATGCTGTGTTTCCTACCCTTCCACCTGACCAGAAGTCTGTACTACTTCCTCAGATACCTGGAGCAGATGGACCCCTCCCAG GTGAGCTGTGAGCGGCTGAAGGCGTCCAGCCTGGCCTATATGGTGACACGCCCCCTGGCCAGCGCCAACAGCTGTGTGGATCCCATCCTTTACTTCATGGCTGGGCAGGGTTTCCGTAGTAACCTCGCCAACAAAAATCAGAGCATCGCTAGGGAAACCAGGAAGCGTGATGGCCGCCCTTTCGAAGCAGCTCTGACCGTCAGGAGAGTCAATCGATGTACTGAATAG